DNA from Rhodothermales bacterium:
ATGGGGTCGGGGGTGGCCATATCTTGGTAGTTTATTTCGCTAACTCCTTAAAGGCGTTGCGGTGTGTTTTCATGAACTCACGGGCGTCTTCGAGCGCTTCCGCGAATTTGGGATCGTAGGGGGTAAGGGTGTAACCCATGGATGATTCGGAAAGGAATAGTTCATCGCCTTCGCCGAGATTTAAGGCGGAAAGGG
Protein-coding regions in this window:
- a CDS encoding AbrB/MazE/SpoVT family DNA-binding domain-containing protein; translation: MNAEKIKIRRIGNSLGIILPQTALSALNLGEGDELFLSESSMGYTLTPYDPKFAEALEDAREFMKTHRNAFKELAK